The window GCAAAGCTTTCGGGTGAACGCCAATCATGACATTAATAATAAATTCGAGCCGGGCAAGACCAATGCCGGCGTTCGGTAATGCTGCAAATTTGAACGCACCATCCGGATTGGCCACATTCATCATGATTTTGAAAGGCAATTGCGGCATGTTGTCGATTTCACTCCGCGCCACCTGAAACTTCAGTTTCCCGCGATAAATAAATCCGGTATCACCTTCGGCACACGATACAGTCACCTGATCGCCATCACGTATCACATCTGTGGCATTGTTGGTTCCCACAACTGCCGGGATGCCGAGTTCACGCGCAATAATGGCCGCATGGCATGTGCGGCCACCACGGTTGGTCACGATGGCCGACGCTTTTTTCATAATTGGCTCCCAATCGGGATCAGTCATGTCCGTGACCAACACATCACCCGGCTGAATTTTGTCCATATCGTCAATACTTTCGAGCACTTTGGCTGTGCCCTGCCCAATTTTTTGGCCAATGGCACGCCCTTCTGCCAACACTTCACCACGCTCAGAAAGTTTATAATCCTCTAGGACGCGTGCGTCCGCACGACTTTGCACTGTCTCGGGACGCGCCTGCACAATATAAAGCTCACCATCGCCACCGTCCTTGGCCCATTCGATGTCCATCGGACGGCCGTAATGAGCTTCAATAATTAACGCTTGCCTCGCCAGTTGTTCTACTTCAGCATCGCTAATCGAGAATCGCTGACGATCCGACATGGGGACATCAACTGTCGCCACCGACTTGCCATGTTCTTGGCTGTCGGTGTACACCATCTTGATCGCTTTGCCGCCCAGCGTACGGCGCAAAATCGCTGGCCTATTCGCTTTAAGTGCCGGCTTATAGACATAAAACTCGTCAGGGTTGACGGCGCCCTGCACGACGGTCTCACCGAGGCCGTAGGCTGATGTGATGAATACAACGTCGCGGAACCCGGATTCAGTATCCATAGTAAACATCACACCGGAAGCGCCTATGTCACTACGCACCATTTTCTGAACCCCGGCAGAAAGCGCGACATCGGCGTGGCTGTACCCGGTATGGACACGGTAGGCAATCGCTCTGTCGTTAAACAGGGAAGCAAAAACTTCTTTGATGGCCCGCAGCACGTTGTCGAGCCCACGAACGTTGAGAAAGGTTTCTTGCTGGCCAGCAAATGATGCATCCGGCATGTCTTCAGCCGTCGCCGAAGAACGAACCGCCACCGCGAAACTGTCTCCGGCATTGCCTTTGAGTTTCTCATAGGCTTCGACAATGGCCGCCTGCAGCTTGTCACCGAACGGGGCCTCCATGATCCACTGGCGAATTTGCGCACCTGTGGCGGCCAATGCTTTGACGTCGTCAACATCCAAGTTAGCCAGTGCCGCTTGAATCTTGTCATTCAAACCATTTTCTGACAGGAAGTCGCGGTAGGCTTGTGCTGTGGTGGCAAATCCATTCGGCACCTTGACTCCCATTCCGGAAAGATGGCTGATCATCTCGCCAAGAGAGGCGTTCTTGCCGCCCACGCGATTGACATCGCCCATGCCAAGTTGGTCATACCAAAGTACGTATTCGTTCACGGTGGCTCCTCGCAGTTGACTGACTTCGCGCAGCCCAGACTGGATCGAAAGCGTCAGGACTGGTAAAAAGTGTGCATATTGTACTCATCTGGCCAGAAGAATGAAACGCCATGTATTCTATATTTCCGACCGTACCGGTATCACGGCGGAAACCCTTGGTGGTGCCCTATTGAGCCAATTCGAGGACGACGTCGAATTTATTGAAAAAACCATTCCGTTTGTCGACAGCGTCGAAAAAGCTGAAGACGTTAGGGAACGCATCGACGCTGTTGCCAAAGAAACCAATACGCGTCCTATTGTTTTTGACACTATCGTCAACCCCGAACTGCGAGCCATTGTGCGTCAAAGCAGCGGCCTTATCATGGACTTTTTTCACACCTTTATCGGGCCGTTGGAAAAAGAACTCGGGGTGTCTTCGTCATTTCGGGTGGGGAAGCACCACGCTATGGACGATAAAGGCGACTATGATCACCGAATCGAGGCCGTGAACTTTGCGCTCAATAGTGACGATGGTCGTTCGATGCGTTATTTCGATGACGCCGAGGTGATTTTGATTGGCGTCAGCCGATGCGGCAAAACGCCAACCTGCTTGTATATGGCCATGCAGTTTGGGGTTTATGCGGCCAACTATCCTTTTACTGCGGACGATATGGACAAGCTCCGGCTTCCCTCCGAACTCAAACGCAATCAACACAAGCTATTCGGTTTGACCATTGACCCGCAACGACTGCACGAAATTCGCACGCAACGCCGTCGAGGCAGTCAATATGCCTCGTTACAACAATGTCGACGTGAAGTGATATTGGTGGAACAATTATTCCGAAAAGAAAACATTCCATTTATCGACACCACATCAAAATCAATCGAAGAAATTGCCACCATTATCATGGACAAGTGTCAACTGGAACGTCGAATTTTTTAGCGCATAACACATTTTTCTTCAATGAACGTCAACCAATTCCCCGTGGCATCGTTGTTCTTTGGCACAGCAAGCCAATAAACAACAACGAACGGAGGACTCTCTCATGCCACTCAAACACTTGCTTAAAGCGCTGACGATTTGCGCCCTGCTCGTCAGCGGTCTGTTCATCGCCGGATGCCAAGAAAAAGAACATGAGCCTGACAAGAACGAACCACCACAAGGCAAAATGACATTGGTGTTGACCGACGCTGATGGCGACTTCCTGTCCTATACCGTGGATGTCACTTCGATCAGCCTGCACCGCCGCGACGGCACGTCCATTGAAACCGTGCCAGTCAATACACGCATTGATTTTGCTGGTTATACCGATTTGTCAGAACTCTTCTCTGTCTTGACGCTGCCCGCAGGCATCTATGACAGCATTACGTTCAATGTGGATTACACCAATGCCGATATTGTGGTCCAGGATGACGCCGGAAACACCTACCAAGCCACCGCTGTGGATGCCGGTGGCACACCATTAGGTGCCTTGCAACTGCAACTCGATTTGGGGGATAAGGGCGCGGTTCGAATTGACCCGGCGCGGATTGCATTCCTGACCATAGATTTTGACTTAAGTGCCTCAAACACCATCCTAGGCTTCGATCCAGCCACGGTTCAAGTTGAGCCATTCGTTGTGGCGCATGCGGATGTTGTGGACGAACGTGACCATCGTGCGCGCGGGCTGCTCGAATCCGTGAACCTTGATGACAGTCATTTCACTGTGGATCTCCGCCCCTTCCATCTGCGGGACGGCCGCTTTGGACAATTATCCGTTTCGGTCAATGACGACACGTTCTTCGAAATCGATGGCACAAGCTATCAAGGTATTGATGGTCTAAACCAGCTCGCAAACAAAGCGCCGGAGACGCCGGTCATTGTGTTTGGTACTTTCTTCACAAATGAGCGGACGTTCATGGCCAAGCAAGTACTGGCGGGAAGCAGCGTGCCATGGGACAACGCAGACGTTGTGCAAGGCGTAGTCATCGCACGCGACGAAAACACGCTCACTGTGCACGGAGCGCATACCCAAATCGGCTCTGGAAGCGTCACATTCCGCGATCGCGTGTTGATTAATGTTGGACCGGAAACACGTGTCTCGCAAGT of the Gammaproteobacteria bacterium genome contains:
- a CDS encoding kinase/pyrophosphorylase, with amino-acid sequence MKRHVFYISDRTGITAETLGGALLSQFEDDVEFIEKTIPFVDSVEKAEDVRERIDAVAKETNTRPIVFDTIVNPELRAIVRQSSGLIMDFFHTFIGPLEKELGVSSSFRVGKHHAMDDKGDYDHRIEAVNFALNSDDGRSMRYFDDAEVILIGVSRCGKTPTCLYMAMQFGVYAANYPFTADDMDKLRLPSELKRNQHKLFGLTIDPQRLHEIRTQRRRGSQYASLQQCRREVILVEQLFRKENIPFIDTTSKSIEEIATIIMDKCQLERRIF
- a CDS encoding phosphoenolpyruvate synthase, producing the protein MNEYVLWYDQLGMGDVNRVGGKNASLGEMISHLSGMGVKVPNGFATTAQAYRDFLSENGLNDKIQAALANLDVDDVKALAATGAQIRQWIMEAPFGDKLQAAIVEAYEKLKGNAGDSFAVAVRSSATAEDMPDASFAGQQETFLNVRGLDNVLRAIKEVFASLFNDRAIAYRVHTGYSHADVALSAGVQKMVRSDIGASGVMFTMDTESGFRDVVFITSAYGLGETVVQGAVNPDEFYVYKPALKANRPAILRRTLGGKAIKMVYTDSQEHGKSVATVDVPMSDRQRFSISDAEVEQLARQALIIEAHYGRPMDIEWAKDGGDGELYIVQARPETVQSRADARVLEDYKLSERGEVLAEGRAIGQKIGQGTAKVLESIDDMDKIQPGDVLVTDMTDPDWEPIMKKASAIVTNRGGRTCHAAIIARELGIPAVVGTNNATDVIRDGDQVTVSCAEGDTGFIYRGKLKFQVARSEIDNMPQLPFKIMMNVANPDGAFKFAALPNAGIGLARLEFIINVMIGVHPKALLDFDKLEDERLKNTIAQQMAGYSSPVEFYITKLTEG
- a CDS encoding DUF4382 domain-containing protein, with the translated sequence MPLKHLLKALTICALLVSGLFIAGCQEKEHEPDKNEPPQGKMTLVLTDADGDFLSYTVDVTSISLHRRDGTSIETVPVNTRIDFAGYTDLSELFSVLTLPAGIYDSITFNVDYTNADIVVQDDAGNTYQATAVDAGGTPLGALQLQLDLGDKGAVRIDPARIAFLTIDFDLSASNTILGFDPATVQVEPFVVAHADVVDERDHRARGLLESVNLDDSHFTVDLRPFHLRDGRFGQLSVSVNDDTFFEIDGTSYQGIDGLNQLANKAPETPVIVFGTFFTNERTFMAKQVLAGSSVPWDNADVVQGVVIARDENTLTVHGAHTQIGSGSVTFRDRVLINVGPETRVSQVLTANGTKTIDDISVGARIIAVGQFTDAERTTLDATAGGVRLRMNQVKGQVVSVEPFVLSLARINGRPIGLFNFSGTGQSADDDVNPEMFDVDASSLMLTGIDSGDWLGVRGFFNSFGAAPVDFFAKTVGKIALDHRAAHFAAHWSSGTTSDISFSDTQMTLNLTQTDRAVIKIAGIPITDVSQSEAYMIEPAFDRGIYAIKIAGQPGIEVFRDFSDYTNAVQTKIDNGSAVLGIRALGHQSLDMTAFKAVQIAILIK